From Triticum urartu cultivar G1812 chromosome 2, Tu2.1, whole genome shotgun sequence, a single genomic window includes:
- the LOC125538194 gene encoding microtubule-associated protein RP/EB family member 1B-like: MGEGLAPRSGNPASPSVRSWAALCIIAANIEVNKLVKGRPLDNLKFLQWFKRYCDSVNGGIMNEKYNPVERRSKGCKERSHKGHNKSSKSLQANRLSSANSADGASPIRKVVNEEHYMEQIQRLSEKIADLKVSVDNTEKERDFYFSKLRDIEILCQRPELEHLPVTKGIRKILYAADAKDSSLPEVNEIITRSPGMFSMKRSDKCHGKCQNLWWRILWFSYYQSE; this comes from the exons ATGGGGGAGGGGCTCGCCCCAAGGAGCGGGAACCCGGCGAGTCCGTCGGTCAGGAGCTGGGCGGCGCTCTGCATCATCGCCGCT AATATCGAGGTCAACAAACTTGTTAAAGGACGGCCATTGGACAACTTGAAGTTTCTGCAATGGTTTAAAAGATATTGTGATTCTGTGAATGGTGGAATCATGAATGA AAAGTACAATCCTGTAGAAAGGAGGTCCAAGGGTTGCAAAGAGCGCAGCCACAAGGGTCACAACAAGTCATCCAAATCACTTCAAGCCAACAGATTATCTAGTGCTAACTCAGCAGATGGAG CTTCTCCAATCAGAAAAGTTGTTAACGAAGAGCATTACATGGAGCAGATTCAACGGTTATCTGAGAAG ATTGCAGATCTGAAGGTTTCTGTGGACAACACTGAGAAAGAAAGAGACTTCTACTTCTCAAAGTTGCGTGACATCGAGATATTATGTCAAAGACCTGAGTTGGAGCATCTACCG GTGACTAAAGGGATAAGGAAGATACTTTATGCGGCTGATGCAAAGGATTCATCATTACCCGAGGTTAATGAAATAATCACCAGGTCACCAGGCATGTTCTCGATGAAGCGGAGTGACAAGTGCCACGGGAAGTGCCAAAACCTTTGGTGGAGAATTTTGTGGTTCTCCTACTATCAATCTGAGTAG